The Vibrio astriarenae genome contains a region encoding:
- a CDS encoding outer membrane beta-barrel protein, translating into MKKTYLLAAMLLSCSACANATGYNQDVYLSLGISDHELEDIDGYTVSGIFGARNYYTHNWFIGGEFEAAYIDNEEKLTEGGISYRLKEQYTLAANLPVGKRFVVSDKVNLDLYGLLGYSVTRLKEKVTGYGEAESRSTHAHGLKWGLGADVAFSDYRVGVRWTQADIDSDKLIRELRQEDITLTIGYQF; encoded by the coding sequence ATGAAAAAGACCTATCTCTTGGCAGCTATGCTGCTCTCTTGCTCTGCCTGTGCCAATGCGACTGGATACAATCAAGATGTTTACCTGTCATTGGGTATTTCTGATCATGAACTTGAAGACATCGATGGTTATACGGTTTCCGGAATATTTGGTGCGCGTAACTACTACACACACAACTGGTTTATTGGCGGCGAGTTCGAAGCTGCCTACATCGACAATGAAGAAAAACTCACTGAGGGCGGTATAAGCTATCGTCTTAAAGAGCAATACACTCTCGCGGCAAACTTGCCAGTCGGTAAGCGCTTTGTGGTTTCAGATAAAGTGAACTTGGATCTCTATGGCTTATTGGGTTATTCCGTGACTCGTTTAAAAGAGAAAGTGACCGGTTATGGTGAAGCCGAGAGCAGGTCGACACATGCGCATGGTTTAAAATGGGGCTTGGGCGCGGATGTGGCGTTTAGTGACTATCGAGTGGGTGTGCGCTGGACACAAGCTGATATCGATAGCGATAAGCTCATTAGAGAGTTGCGTCAAGAGGACATCACCTTGACCATTGGCTATCAGTTTTAA
- the hslU gene encoding HslU--HslV peptidase ATPase subunit — translation MSEMTPREIVHELNRHIIGQDKAKRSVAIALRNRWRRMQLEESLRAEVTPKNILMIGPTGVGKTEIARRLAKLANAPFIKVEATKFTEVGYVGKEVETIIRDLTDVAIKMTHQQAMEKVKFRAEEQAEERVLDALLPPARDAWGQNEQTEDNSNTRQIFRKKLREGKLDDKEIEIDVAAPQMGVEIMAPPGMEEMTNQLQGMFQNLAGDTKKKRKMKIKDAFKALTEEEAAKLVNQEELKESAISNVENNGIVFIDEIDKICKRGESSGPDVSREGVQRDLLPLIEGSTVSTKHGMVKTDHILFITSGAFQVAKPSDLIPELQGRLPIRVELEALSSDDFKRILTEPKASLTEQYTALMKTEEVNVSFTEDGINQIADAAWQVNETTENIGARRLHTVMERLMDEISFDATDKAGSELVIDQAYVQAKLGELVEDEDLSRFIL, via the coding sequence ATGTCTGAGATGACTCCTCGCGAGATTGTTCACGAGTTAAACCGCCACATTATCGGTCAAGATAAAGCTAAGCGCTCTGTTGCTATTGCACTGCGTAATCGCTGGCGTCGTATGCAGCTTGAAGAGAGCCTGCGCGCAGAAGTAACGCCAAAGAACATTCTGATGATTGGTCCAACGGGTGTTGGTAAAACTGAAATTGCACGTCGTTTAGCGAAACTGGCGAACGCGCCGTTTATTAAGGTTGAAGCGACCAAGTTCACGGAGGTGGGCTACGTAGGTAAGGAAGTGGAAACCATTATCCGTGACCTGACGGATGTGGCGATCAAGATGACGCACCAGCAAGCGATGGAAAAGGTAAAATTCCGCGCGGAAGAGCAAGCTGAAGAGCGTGTGCTTGATGCATTATTACCACCAGCGCGTGACGCTTGGGGTCAAAATGAGCAGACGGAAGATAACTCAAACACTCGCCAAATTTTCCGTAAGAAGCTGCGTGAAGGTAAGCTAGACGACAAAGAGATTGAGATCGATGTTGCTGCACCGCAGATGGGTGTTGAGATCATGGCGCCTCCAGGCATGGAAGAGATGACCAACCAGCTTCAAGGTATGTTCCAGAACCTAGCGGGCGATACCAAGAAGAAGCGTAAGATGAAAATCAAAGACGCATTCAAAGCTTTGACGGAAGAAGAAGCGGCGAAGTTGGTGAATCAAGAAGAGCTTAAAGAGAGCGCCATCAGCAACGTGGAAAACAACGGTATCGTGTTTATTGATGAGATTGACAAGATCTGTAAACGCGGTGAAAGCTCTGGCCCAGATGTATCTCGTGAAGGGGTTCAGCGTGATTTGCTGCCACTGATTGAGGGCAGCACAGTGTCTACCAAACACGGCATGGTTAAAACTGACCACATCTTGTTTATCACTTCAGGCGCTTTCCAAGTCGCGAAACCATCCGACTTGATTCCTGAGCTGCAAGGTCGTTTACCAATCCGTGTTGAGCTTGAAGCGCTATCGAGCGATGACTTTAAGCGTATCCTTACTGAGCCCAAAGCATCACTGACTGAGCAGTACACTGCGCTGATGAAGACTGAAGAGGTCAATGTCAGCTTCACAGAAGACGGCATCAACCAGATCGCAGATGCGGCATGGCAGGTCAATGAGACCACTGAAAACATCGGTGCTCGTCGTCTTCATACCGTGATGGAGCGTTTGATGGATGAGATCTCATTTGATGCAACTGACAAGGCTGGCAGCGAGTTAGTTATTGATCAGGCTTACGTGCAAGCCAAGCTAGGTGAATTAGTAGAAGATGAAGATCTAAGCCGCTTTATTCTTTAA
- the hslV gene encoding ATP-dependent protease subunit HslV, with protein sequence MTTIVSVRRNNKVVIAGDGQVSLGNTVMKGNARKVRRLYNNKVLAGFAGGTADAFTLFERFESKLQMHQGHLTKAAVELAKDWRSDRALRKLEALLAVADETASLIITGNGDVVQPENDLIAIGSGGNFAQAAATALLENTDLDAREIAEKSLKIAGDICVFTNHHHTVEELETPANAE encoded by the coding sequence ATGACTACGATTGTATCTGTTCGCCGTAATAATAAAGTTGTCATCGCCGGTGACGGCCAAGTGTCGCTTGGCAACACGGTAATGAAGGGCAATGCGCGTAAAGTTCGTCGTCTATATAACAACAAAGTACTCGCTGGCTTTGCTGGTGGCACGGCAGATGCGTTTACCCTGTTTGAGCGCTTTGAGAGCAAGTTGCAAATGCACCAAGGCCACCTAACCAAAGCTGCTGTCGAGCTAGCCAAAGACTGGCGTAGCGACCGTGCCCTGCGCAAGCTAGAGGCACTATTGGCCGTTGCTGACGAAACCGCATCTTTGATCATCACTGGTAATGGTGATGTTGTTCAGCCAGAAAACGATCTGATTGCGATTGGCTCGGGCGGTAACTTTGCTCAAGCAGCCGCAACGGCTCTGCTAGAGAATACGGATTTAGACGCACGTGAAATTGCGGAAAAATCACTGAAAATTGCAGGTGATATCTGCGTATTTACTAACCATCACCACACTGTCGAAGAACTAGAAACACCAGCAAACGCTGAATAA
- a CDS encoding SPOR domain-containing protein, with translation MAKDYVKRGRGTTKRPTKRSTPRRKPWRSGLLAILLLGGFGYGLYLLGQDSEPEAPVVVQPKPQPKPAPTPKKVLPPKPEEKWDYVETLPNRQIEVEAKELQVSDIPYIMQCGAYKSLEQAESRKLDIAFQGIESKVRKTEGSSWYRVVLGPYDMKRDAERDRHRLERAKIEPCAIWKDSQ, from the coding sequence GTGGCAAAAGATTACGTAAAACGAGGCCGAGGAACTACCAAACGGCCAACAAAACGCTCCACTCCACGAAGAAAACCGTGGCGTAGTGGTCTTTTGGCGATCCTGCTACTTGGCGGTTTCGGCTATGGATTGTACCTACTGGGGCAAGACTCAGAACCAGAAGCGCCAGTTGTTGTGCAGCCGAAACCTCAGCCAAAGCCAGCGCCGACACCAAAGAAAGTGTTGCCGCCTAAGCCTGAAGAAAAGTGGGACTACGTCGAGACTCTACCAAATCGCCAGATTGAGGTAGAAGCCAAGGAGCTCCAGGTTTCAGATATTCCCTATATCATGCAGTGCGGAGCTTATAAGTCTCTCGAGCAGGCGGAGTCGCGCAAGCTTGATATCGCTTTCCAAGGCATAGAGAGTAAGGTTCGTAAAACGGAGGGAAGCAGCTGGTATCGTGTGGTTCTCGGGCCTTATGACATGAAACGCGACGCTGAGCGAGACAGACATCGCCTAGAGCGCGCCAAGATCGAACCCTGTGCGATTTGGAAGGACTCGCAATAG
- the cytR gene encoding DNA-binding transcriptional regulator CytR, which yields MATMKDVALLAGVSTATVSRALMNPEKVSAATREKVEDAVMESGYSPNSLARNLRRNESKTIVTIVPDICDPYFSEIIRGIEDAAMEHGYLVLLGDSGQQKKRESSFVNLVFTKQADGMLLLGSDLPFDVSKSEQKNLPPMVMACEYAPELELPTVHIDNLTSAFEAVNYLTQLGHKKVAEISGPGSSALCQFRHQGYQQALRRAGLEMKEEYVEHCEFTFEGGVKGVRKLLSNPEPPTAIFCHCDTQAIGAIQEAKRLGFRVPQDLSVVGFDNIDFGLYCDPPLTTVAQPRYEIGRQTMLMMLEVLRGNDVRAGSRLLETELVIRDSAAPPRLI from the coding sequence ATGGCGACAATGAAGGATGTTGCTTTGTTGGCTGGCGTATCAACCGCCACCGTGTCCCGTGCTTTAATGAATCCAGAGAAAGTATCAGCAGCTACGCGAGAGAAGGTAGAAGATGCCGTGATGGAGTCAGGCTATTCGCCAAACTCTCTAGCACGCAACCTACGCCGCAATGAGTCTAAAACTATCGTCACGATAGTACCGGATATTTGCGACCCTTATTTCTCTGAGATTATTCGCGGTATTGAAGATGCGGCGATGGAGCACGGTTACCTAGTTTTACTTGGCGATAGCGGTCAGCAGAAAAAACGTGAGTCCTCTTTTGTAAACTTGGTTTTCACTAAGCAAGCGGATGGTATGTTGTTGCTAGGTTCTGACTTACCCTTTGATGTGAGTAAATCAGAGCAGAAGAACCTGCCACCAATGGTGATGGCGTGTGAGTATGCGCCAGAGCTAGAGTTGCCAACCGTTCACATTGATAACCTAACATCTGCGTTTGAAGCAGTGAACTACCTGACGCAACTGGGTCACAAGAAAGTGGCTGAGATCTCAGGTCCAGGCTCATCGGCTCTGTGTCAATTCCGCCACCAAGGCTATCAACAAGCCCTACGACGTGCCGGATTAGAGATGAAGGAAGAGTACGTTGAACACTGCGAATTTACCTTTGAGGGTGGGGTTAAGGGTGTCCGCAAACTGCTATCAAACCCAGAGCCACCAACGGCGATCTTCTGCCACTGTGACACTCAAGCGATCGGTGCCATTCAAGAAGCGAAGCGTTTAGGTTTCCGTGTACCGCAAGATTTGTCGGTGGTTGGTTTTGATAATATCGACTTTGGACTCTACTGTGATCCGCCGCTGACGACCGTTGCTCAACCGCGATACGAAATTGGCCGTCAAACCATGCTCATGATGCTTGAAGTACTGCGTGGAAATGATGTTCGTGCCGGTTCACGTCTACTCGAAACTGAGCTTGTGATCCGAGATAGTGCTGCGCCACCAAGATTGATCTAA
- the priA gene encoding primosomal protein N' has translation MRPTIARVSLPVPLDRSFDYLIPAHLFPVIGGRVAVPFGPKTLIGIVTGFASESEFDKLKSVKEVLDHEPLWPESLFQLLNWCSQFYQYPLGDTLANAMPSALKKGKPAQVEAIVEWYLTEEGRSQLMAGFSRAKKQAHALKLLEQGGLTREALGDEGISPSVIKALEEKAWIEAQSRLPKIQPWGKQVERDVDKPKLNEEQAVAIASVNNRQGYGCFLLEGVTGSGKTEVYLNLIKPVLERGQQALVLVPEIGLTPQTIERFASRFNVSVTVVHSNLNETERLNAWLAARDRACGIVIGTRSALLTPFADLGIIIVDEEHDSSYKQQDSLRYHARDVAIMRANKEAIPIVLGSATPALETLHNARSGKYSHLHLTQRAGAAKPTTNKVLDIKGLYLEGGLSAPLIAEMRKHLEAGNQVLLFLNRRGFSPALMCHECGWIAECQRCEAYYTYHQNSNEIRCHHCGSQRPVIHQCHGCGSTHLVTVGVGTEQLEAQLNSLFPDYSAIRIDRDSTRRKGSLEEALESIRNNEHQILIGTQMLAKGHHFPNVTLVALLDVDGSLYSSDFRASERLAQLFIQVAGRAGRASKRGEVILQTHHPEHTLLQALLTQGYGQFADTALQERKMAQLPPFSFLTLFKAEANDNQMVEQFLRQVRHTLEAHPLFSQSDVVLGPTPAPLSKRAGKYRWQLLLQTQSRSQMQRLLSSAKPAINMLPLAKKVRWSLDIEPQDLS, from the coding sequence ATGCGCCCAACCATTGCTCGGGTATCCTTACCCGTACCATTAGACAGATCGTTTGATTATTTGATTCCTGCTCACCTTTTTCCGGTGATTGGCGGGCGTGTTGCTGTGCCCTTTGGACCAAAGACTCTGATCGGTATTGTGACGGGCTTTGCTAGTGAGTCAGAGTTCGATAAGTTGAAGTCGGTAAAAGAGGTGCTCGACCATGAGCCACTTTGGCCTGAATCGCTATTTCAGTTGCTAAATTGGTGCAGCCAGTTTTATCAGTATCCACTTGGCGATACGTTGGCAAATGCGATGCCAAGTGCGTTAAAGAAAGGCAAGCCAGCGCAAGTTGAAGCGATTGTTGAATGGTATTTGACCGAAGAGGGTCGTTCTCAGTTAATGGCTGGCTTTAGCCGTGCGAAAAAGCAGGCGCACGCGTTGAAGCTATTGGAACAAGGTGGACTGACTCGGGAGGCCCTGGGCGATGAAGGTATCTCTCCTTCGGTTATCAAGGCGTTAGAAGAAAAAGCTTGGATAGAAGCCCAATCGCGTTTGCCAAAAATTCAGCCTTGGGGCAAGCAAGTGGAGCGTGATGTCGATAAGCCTAAGCTCAATGAAGAGCAGGCGGTTGCCATTGCCAGCGTCAATAATCGGCAGGGCTACGGCTGCTTTTTACTTGAGGGGGTCACAGGTTCGGGTAAAACTGAGGTTTACCTCAACTTGATTAAACCGGTACTGGAGCGTGGTCAACAAGCGCTGGTGTTGGTACCCGAGATTGGTCTGACCCCACAAACCATTGAGCGTTTTGCGTCACGCTTTAATGTGTCTGTCACAGTTGTGCATTCTAATCTTAACGAAACTGAGCGTTTGAATGCCTGGCTGGCGGCGCGAGATAGAGCCTGTGGCATTGTTATTGGAACACGCTCTGCGCTTCTGACGCCATTTGCTGATCTGGGCATCATCATTGTGGATGAGGAGCACGACAGCTCTTATAAGCAGCAAGATAGTTTGCGCTACCATGCGCGTGATGTTGCGATCATGCGCGCAAATAAAGAAGCGATTCCTATCGTTTTGGGCTCGGCGACACCAGCATTGGAAACACTACACAATGCGCGCTCTGGTAAATATAGCCACTTGCATTTGACGCAGCGAGCTGGTGCAGCTAAGCCAACAACAAATAAAGTACTTGATATCAAAGGGCTTTACCTTGAAGGTGGTTTATCAGCGCCACTGATTGCAGAAATGCGTAAGCACCTTGAGGCTGGGAATCAGGTGTTGTTGTTTCTCAATCGCCGTGGCTTCTCACCGGCTTTGATGTGCCATGAGTGTGGCTGGATTGCCGAATGTCAGCGCTGTGAGGCTTATTACACCTATCATCAGAACAGCAATGAGATCCGCTGTCACCATTGTGGCTCTCAGCGCCCGGTGATTCATCAGTGCCATGGCTGTGGCAGTACGCACCTCGTGACGGTTGGGGTAGGGACGGAGCAGCTTGAAGCGCAGCTCAACAGTTTATTCCCCGACTATAGTGCGATTCGCATTGATAGAGATAGCACTCGTCGCAAGGGCAGCTTAGAAGAAGCGTTAGAGTCTATTCGTAACAATGAGCACCAGATCTTAATTGGTACTCAGATGCTAGCTAAGGGCCACCACTTTCCGAATGTGACGCTGGTGGCACTGCTTGATGTGGATGGTTCGTTATACAGCAGTGACTTCCGCGCGTCAGAGCGCCTCGCGCAGCTGTTTATTCAGGTGGCAGGCCGCGCAGGTCGTGCTAGCAAGCGCGGTGAGGTCATACTGCAAACACACCATCCAGAGCATACCTTGCTGCAAGCTTTGCTCACTCAAGGCTACGGGCAGTTTGCAGACACGGCACTGCAAGAGCGCAAGATGGCGCAATTACCCCCTTTTAGTTTTCTGACGCTGTTTAAAGCTGAGGCGAATGACAACCAAATGGTGGAACAGTTTCTGCGTCAAGTACGCCACACCCTAGAGGCACATCCGTTGTTTTCTCAGAGTGATGTTGTGCTTGGCCCAACACCAGCACCGCTCTCGAAGCGAGCGGGCAAGTATCGTTGGCAGCTACTTTTGCAGACTCAATCACGCAGCCAAATGCAAAGGCTGCTCTCCAGTGCCAAGCCTGCGATTAATATGCTGCCCTTGGCGAAAAAGGTGCGCTGGAGCTTAGATATAGAGCCTCAAGATCTCAGTTAA
- the rpmE gene encoding 50S ribosomal protein L31 gives MKTGIHPEYKAVKATCSCGNSFEFNSTLTKESIHLDVCDKCHPFYTGKQRIVDTGGRVDRFNKRFGALSSKK, from the coding sequence ATGAAAACTGGTATCCACCCAGAATACAAAGCTGTAAAAGCAACTTGTTCTTGCGGCAACTCTTTTGAGTTCAACTCAACTCTAACTAAAGAATCTATCCACCTAGACGTGTGTGACAAATGTCACCCATTCTACACTGGTAAGCAGCGTATCGTTGATACAGGCGGCCGTGTAGATCGCTTCAACAAGCGTTTCGGTGCTCTTTCTTCTAAGAAGTAA
- a CDS encoding malic enzyme-like NAD(P)-binding protein, protein MPNDKNDATPLSAEEQFRQQALDYHAQPTAGKIAVSLTKPADSAKDLALAYSPGVAEPVREIALNADNVYKYTSKGNMVAVISNGTAILGLGNLGPMASKPVMEGKALLFKRFAGLDSIDIEVKHRTIDEFVDTVANIADTFGGINLEDIKAPDCFEIEKRLIERCDVPVFHDDQHGTAIVTAAGMLNAIELQGKKLEESTIVCLGAGAAAVACMELLIKCGAMREKIYMLDRKGVIHTRRDDLNEYKQLFANNTDKRTLEDVICGADLFLGVSGPNLLPPEALKLMADKPVVFACSNPDPEIKPELAHEVRDDLIMGTGRSDYPNQVNNVLCFPFIFRGALDVRASEINDEMKLAAVEAIRQLAKEPVPADVLQAAGVDTLEFGKDYIIPKPMDARLLPRVARAVAQAAVDSGVARIEMPEGYMQD, encoded by the coding sequence ATGCCTAACGATAAAAACGACGCTACTCCACTTTCTGCTGAAGAACAATTTCGCCAGCAAGCTCTCGACTATCATGCTCAACCGACCGCAGGTAAAATTGCAGTTTCACTCACCAAACCTGCTGATTCAGCAAAAGATTTGGCGCTCGCATACAGCCCAGGCGTGGCAGAGCCAGTACGTGAAATCGCCCTCAATGCCGACAACGTTTACAAATACACTTCTAAAGGCAACATGGTTGCGGTTATCTCAAATGGTACGGCAATCCTGGGTCTAGGTAACCTTGGTCCAATGGCCTCTAAGCCAGTAATGGAAGGTAAAGCTCTATTGTTCAAACGTTTTGCTGGTCTTGATTCTATCGATATCGAAGTCAAACACCGCACAATTGACGAGTTCGTTGATACGGTTGCCAACATTGCAGACACCTTTGGCGGTATCAACCTTGAAGACATTAAAGCACCTGACTGTTTCGAGATTGAAAAACGCCTGATTGAGCGTTGTGACGTGCCTGTTTTCCACGACGACCAACACGGCACCGCGATTGTTACCGCTGCAGGCATGCTTAACGCGATTGAGCTCCAAGGCAAAAAACTTGAAGAGTCGACCATTGTTTGTCTGGGCGCGGGCGCTGCTGCCGTGGCTTGTATGGAACTGCTTATCAAGTGTGGTGCAATGCGTGAGAAGATCTACATGCTTGACCGCAAAGGCGTTATCCACACTCGCCGCGATGACCTAAACGAATACAAGCAACTGTTCGCGAACAACACCGACAAGCGCACACTCGAAGATGTGATCTGCGGTGCTGACCTGTTCCTTGGTGTATCAGGCCCTAACCTTCTGCCACCAGAAGCCCTAAAACTAATGGCTGATAAGCCTGTGGTATTTGCCTGCTCAAACCCAGATCCAGAAATCAAGCCAGAGCTTGCTCACGAAGTGCGCGATGATTTGATCATGGGTACCGGTCGCTCTGATTACCCGAACCAGGTCAACAATGTGCTGTGTTTCCCATTCATCTTCCGCGGCGCTCTGGACGTTCGTGCAAGTGAAATCAATGATGAGATGAAGCTAGCGGCAGTAGAGGCCATTCGCCAACTAGCCAAAGAGCCAGTTCCGGCTGATGTACTGCAAGCCGCTGGCGTTGATACGCTAGAGTTTGGCAAAGACTACATCATCCCAAAACCAATGGATGCTCGTCTACTTCCTCGCGTTGCGAGAGCGGTTGCACAAGCGGCCGTTGATTCAGGTGTCGCTCGCATTGAGATGCCTGAAGGCTACATGCAAGACTAA
- a CDS encoding serine/threonine protein kinase codes for MIFSASQTQLFYSLIDQPSHIQRKTLERLAQLNPEQHQLIQSMLDSDQQHHITELLQHEAAQTCYHPENLVGKRIEKYRITQRLGQGGFGQVYLAHRDNQTFEQAVAIKVFEPWVCKVLSQSPMSAKPFQEAHLLARLNHPNIAKVFDGGFELFNGQNTIYIVLEYIEGTTLDKFVQTNALTRNECLDIAIQVCQALEHAHYHQILHADIKPSNIIITPEGKVKLIDFNIVHHLHQYRDSNTLSACSRQFASPEQVAGQPIDLKSDIYSLGKVIEHLCAHLPHREDIDQVIQLATALESSQRYSSATKLLTDIENVRNLRPIASRCHDKRYRFCKAIQRHPISGCLALCLAVAFFLLTLAIADKRQQTKWEERMVTEITYQLKQSLYDKSLHEEPITHDVLTHFYERVNGSNVIPKRIQQAVMDKVLQPYSQEEHQ; via the coding sequence GTGATATTTTCCGCATCCCAAACCCAACTATTTTACTCTCTCATTGATCAACCTAGCCACATTCAGCGAAAGACGCTCGAGCGGCTTGCACAACTTAATCCAGAGCAACACCAACTCATTCAGTCTATGTTGGATTCGGATCAACAGCACCATATAACTGAACTGCTGCAACACGAAGCTGCGCAAACCTGCTACCATCCAGAAAATTTAGTGGGTAAACGTATTGAAAAATATAGGATTACACAGCGTTTAGGACAAGGTGGGTTTGGCCAGGTCTATCTCGCCCATCGAGATAATCAAACCTTTGAGCAGGCTGTTGCTATCAAGGTTTTTGAACCATGGGTATGTAAAGTGCTTAGCCAATCTCCGATGTCGGCTAAACCCTTTCAAGAAGCGCATCTGCTTGCACGACTAAATCACCCTAATATTGCCAAAGTATTCGATGGGGGCTTCGAATTATTCAATGGCCAAAATACTATCTATATTGTGTTGGAATATATAGAGGGCACCACTTTAGATAAATTTGTACAAACAAATGCACTTACACGTAACGAATGCTTGGATATTGCAATTCAAGTTTGCCAGGCACTAGAGCATGCGCATTATCATCAAATATTGCATGCCGATATAAAACCAAGCAACATCATTATCACACCTGAAGGTAAGGTGAAGCTCATCGACTTCAACATCGTGCATCACCTACATCAATATAGGGACTCAAATACACTTTCAGCCTGTAGTCGACAGTTTGCCAGTCCTGAGCAGGTCGCTGGGCAGCCAATAGATCTCAAAAGTGACATTTATTCATTAGGCAAAGTGATAGAGCATCTTTGTGCTCACCTTCCTCACCGTGAGGATATCGATCAGGTCATTCAACTTGCAACTGCGTTGGAGAGTAGCCAGCGCTACTCGTCTGCGACTAAATTACTTACAGATATAGAAAACGTTCGTAATTTAAGGCCTATTGCTTCAAGGTGTCACGACAAACGCTATCGCTTTTGTAAAGCAATTCAACGGCATCCTATCTCTGGATGCCTTGCTCTCTGTTTGGCTGTCGCATTCTTTTTGCTCACGCTAGCAATTGCTGATAAACGGCAACAAACGAAATGGGAAGAGAGAATGGTTACAGAAATCACTTATCAACTCAAACAGTCGCTTTATGACAAATCACTACACGAAGAGCCCATAACCCACGATGTATTGACGCACTTTTATGAGCGAGTGAATGGTAGCAACGTGATACCCAAAAGAATCCAACAGGCAGTAATGGACAAAGTTCTGCAACCATACTCGCAAGAAGAGCATCAATAA
- a CDS encoding ECF-type sigma factor, giving the protein MTDQVNTQLFQQYLLGNKTAEAKLYSLAYTRLKDIAHATRAQSAQRHGEGNKVLSDSISATTALVHDAYVKLNHLSKDSLNTQRDFYLLAAKAMQQILIDNSRALAAQKRQPLQEPKPQSSATVSEMVGLVSFEKALDRFSARYPRQSDALKLKYYIGLTISEISLLLGCSDSLVEKDIRFSRAWLQSRLSAQLY; this is encoded by the coding sequence ATGACTGACCAAGTTAATACACAACTTTTCCAGCAATACTTGCTGGGTAATAAAACAGCGGAAGCCAAGCTGTATAGCTTGGCTTATACGCGTTTAAAAGATATCGCTCACGCTACACGAGCACAATCCGCTCAACGTCATGGTGAAGGGAATAAGGTTCTATCAGATAGTATTAGTGCTACAACTGCACTTGTGCATGATGCTTACGTAAAACTCAATCATCTATCAAAAGATAGTCTCAACACACAACGTGATTTTTACTTATTGGCAGCGAAAGCCATGCAGCAAATTTTAATCGATAATTCACGAGCCCTAGCAGCGCAAAAGCGACAACCATTACAGGAGCCCAAACCGCAATCATCAGCAACAGTCAGTGAAATGGTAGGCTTGGTCAGTTTTGAAAAGGCACTCGATAGATTTTCGGCGCGTTATCCTCGCCAATCTGATGCTCTAAAGCTCAAATACTATATCGGCCTAACTATCTCAGAAATAAGCCTATTACTTGGTTGCAGTGACAGCTTGGTTGAAAAAGATATACGTTTTTCGCGCGCGTGGCTGCAATCTCGCCTGTCAGCACAACTTTATTAA